The genomic window ATGGTGGAGAGGCTTGGAGAAATCCGGCTTTTCTTTTTTGGCAAACTCTCCTTTCTCCCCTTCTCCCCCTACGGAAATCTCCAAGCCCCACAATATGGGCTGCCCCAGTTGGAGGGCAACTTAGCCTAAACTTTCCCTCTTTTTCTCATGAAATCCTCAACTAAGTCTGCAAGTTTGTCGCCGTTTTCCAAAATGTATATGTAAGGCGCATCTAGCGGCACCTTGTCCATTTGTTGAAGTCCTGCAAAAGCCATAATAGGCTTGAAGGTTTTCGAGGCTTCAAGGGCTTCCTCAACCGTTTTCACGGTAACAATTTTCGGGACATCCATGTTTTCTCCCAAAAGTTTCCTGAATCCCTCAATTATGATTACATCGTTTTCCAGACACTTCTCCATGATCTCTCCTAGAGTTAGCTCATCCGTTTTCCTCTTCTCCATTGTGGCTATTTCTGTCGGTGATATGGCCACAACTGTTTTGGCACCCGCCTTTGCAAAACGCCAAGTGTCCTTGCCCTCCGCGTCTATCGTGAAGCCTCTTTCTGGAATGTGTTTTACAGCCGCCACCCTGTAGCCCCTCTTGGTTAATTCCAGCGTCAAAATTTCTATAACCCTTGTTTTTCCAGATTTTTTGCTTCCGATGACGGCTATGACCGGAGGTTTGCGGGTCTTCATTCCTTCATCTCTTCATCAAATATCCTCTTGAGGTTTTCCTTGTCCACGTGGAGTTTCTCCGAGAGGTTTTTAACCCACTTAATGTAGCTTCTGAAAATGTTTTGAAGTATTTCAGCTTTCTCCCCGTCGGAGAGCTCCTTTTCTTCGGCTATCAGGAGGGCAAACCACTTGCCAACATCCGATAGCCTATAGGCTTTAACCCAAACCCTCCGCCTCTCATGTTCGGTTTTCTCCATAACTTCTGTTAAGACGCCAAGCTCCGTCAATGTTTTAAGGTTTTCAATTATCGTCTTGTTGGAGTAGGCAAGCCTCCTAACGAGGTCTTTCTGGTAAATTTTGTTGGCTACCCCATGCTTTAGAAAGAACCTTAAAATTTCAAGAGAAGCCTTAGACCCAAAAATAGCGCTTAAGATTTTATCCTTCTGTTCTGCTGGAAGAAAAACGACATAGGGATGAAGCTCTTTGGGAAGGCTCAAACCGACACCCTTTTTCAAACCCTCTTAGAGCCGGGTCTAATATTTTGTTTTTGCGTCGTTAGACTTTTAAACAGCCAACCAAAAGTCTATCGAGGTGTCCCAAACGATTGAATGGAAACCCCTAGACGGCGACACTTTCATAACACAGGAAGGTTTCATCCTAAACGTTTTCGGATATGAGCATCCAAAGGATCGCGTATTCGCCTTCTTAAAATACATTCCATCCCACTTCAGAGAGCTCTTTAAGATTCGCCTGCTAGAGAGAACCTGGCGTTTCGGCGAGCTGGAGCTTTTCCGGGCTGAAAAACTCTACACGGCCAAAAATTATCAGATTTTTCTCCAGGTTTTTAAAAGAAGTTTTCCTGAATACGTTTACTTTTGTCCTTTTAGGCGAAAAGAGGTTGTTAGTGCTCCTCTCGATCGCATTGTTGAGGTTTTTGTTCCGAGGGAACGTCTAAAAGCCCTAATGGAGGCTGAGAGAAGAGATGAGTTGCAGGAGCTTGCCTTGGAATTTGTTCGGCTTGTTTCAGACGAGGCTAAAGTGCCACTGGAGGATTTTGGGGTTCACGGCTCCATAGCCTTAAACATGCATTCAGCCGAATCTGACATAGACATCGTTGTCTATGGAAGCCAAAACTTCCGCCGTGTTGAAGCCGCCGTCGAAAAACTTGTCCAAGAAGGCATCTTAACCTACATTTTCAACAACCGTTTGGATGCTGCTAGGCGATTTAAAGGGCGCTTCAAAAACAAGGTTTTCATGTACAACGCTGTCCGCAAGCCAGAGGAAGTTAACGTCAATTACGGTGAACGCCAATACACGCCTCTAGCTCCCGTCAAGTTTAGATGCGTGGTCAAGGATGATAGTGAAGCCATGTTCCGCCCAGCCATATACAGAATCGAAGGCTACAAGCCGCTTAGTGACTTGCCGCTTCCCAAAGATATGATTCCAGACACCGTTGTCTCAATGATTGGATGCTACAGAAACGTTGCAAAAAAAGGGCAGCTGATAGAGGTCTCCGGAATACTTGAACGTGTGGAAAACACCGTAACAGGAAAAATCACATATCAAGTTGTCGTCGGTTCTGCGGAAAGCGAGGAAGAATACATTTGGCCAGTTCAGACAACCTAAAGCTCAGAGACCGCGACGCTATAGTCACGCGGGAAAGCTTAATCTTTCGGGTTTTTGGCTACACCCATCCACCAGAAGGCTATATCTGCGACCTAGAATACGCACCCCAGATCCTATTTCAGTCAGCTAATCCAAAAGCTTACAGAACCAATGGCAAACATGTTTTCTACAAGTTTTATGAAGATGAAGGTTGGCGCTTCATCAGTAAGCATTTTCCACGGTACATGATTCTCCACAAGCCCCTCGGCAGAAAAGTCGTGGGTGTCCATAAAGAGGACATCGCAGAAATCCGCAGGCCAGAGCAGGCCCTAAAAAGGATATTGGAAACAAAACCGAAGGATGAACTGCTTAAAGCCGTGGAGAAAGTTCTAGAAGCAACAGTGCTCTCCCTTGGACTCAAAATAGACCATTTCGGGGTTTTCGGCTCACTTCTCCACGGTTTTTACCATCCGAAATTCTCAGACATAGACCTAATAGTCTACGGCAGAGAAAACCTGGAAAAAATTCGCAATCTCCTCCAAGAACTGTACAAAGATGGCTGTTCAGCCTTCTCCAATGAATTTGCCGACGCTTCGCCCATTCAAGGGAAGGTTTGGCGCTACAAGAACCTAACGCCACAAGAGTTTGTTTGGCATCAAAGGCGCAAACTGATATACGGAGTTTACCGCGACGAGACGTCCGGACGCACCATAAAAGTTGAATTTGAACCGGTGAAAAGCTGGAACGAAATTCGGGAGGACTATGGTGAAATTGAGAGGATCACGTGGATAGGCTGGATTAAAGCCATCCTAGAAGTAAGAGATGACTCAGAGGCTCCATACATGCCCTCAGTCTATCAAGTTGAGCCACTGCAAATCCTTGAGGGACCGCGCGTTAACGACTTGGGAATGATTGTTTCCTACCTTGAAGAGTTTAGGATGCAAGCGTGGAGGGACGAAATAATCTACGTGGAGGGGAACCTCGAAAAAGTTGAAACATCCAACGGCAGCTTCTGCCAGATAACTTTAACCTATGGACCCCGCTACTACGAGCAGGTTTTGAAGGTTATGAAGCCAATTGAAATCTAGTGTTTCAAAATCATATAGTCCTCAGGTCTGTTTCCAAGAATCAGCCTAAAATATTCGGAGCCACTCCTATTGTCCATTACGTGTTCAATTTTGCCCTGTGCCACAATAGTTTCGCCTTTTCTGGCTTGTTCGCAGAACCTCCCACGAAAGGACACGATTTCCTTTATTGGCTGGAGTTTTGGGCCTTCAATAACCTTAACGTTCTCGATTTTGTAGGTGCATGGTGTGAAAATAGCCTCCAAATCGTCCACCACGTCGGCCTCAATCTTTGCATAGCCACAGTTTCTGTAATGGATGCCGCCATATCTTTCACCTATTTCGTTGAAGTCCTTCACGAAACGGATGAAGTAGTCCCTTTCCCCGAATTTGCCTTGCAAAAGTTTCCGCGATTCGGTTTTAACAAAGTCCTCGAAGCTCATAATAGTGTCTTTCAAACGGAAATCGAAAAGCCTCCGCAGATCAGCTGGAGAGTAAGGCTTTAATGGACAAGAATTATCCTCGAATAAGGCTTCAATTGCATGATAAACTCTCCAACAATTCTTAGATCCGTAGACAACTAAGTCAATGTCCGAGCTTGTAGTGTGCAATCCAACCATAACAGAGCCTGAAGCCCCAATAGCGTTCCATGGAATGGATGCCGAGGACTTAAGCAGACTGGCCACCTCAACAATCATGCGTTCCAAGGCGTCCGGATTGCGGGTTTTTCGAAGGCGTCTAAGCGTTTCAATAGGCTTGTAGTGCTTTTTAATGTGGCTTATTGGGACTTCACATAAAACTTCGTCGAAAATAGGATCATAAACAAGGTATTCAGGCGCGTTTTCCCTAAGCCATTCATATCGCTTAGAAAGAGAGTAAACCTTATCGTATAGGTGTTTTCCGCTTCGCCTTTCACCCGCTCTGCTTGGATAATATCTTATGAAGGCTATAACCCTACCTAGGGGATGAACCAAGCCTTTAACGTCGAATATTAGGCCTTGCCATGTTTCTATGAAATCTCCTTCGCGGAACTTTTTCTCCATCGAGCTTAGATGGTTTCCTTGCGTGTATTTATTGCTTCTTGAAGATGAGGCCTGCCTTGTATAGTCCGGAGATTAGGCCGACCCCAACTATCGTCGCCACAACAGTCATTAGTACTCTTTCAATGGCTGAGACTGGAACCATGTACATGAATAGGGATGGTATGTCCGGCAGTCCTAGCGGTTTTAGAAAATAGTTTTCCACGACGCTGAGGGGGATGAAGATGTCTATCGCTCCTATGAATATTAGGTTTCCAAGCATGTGGTCAGCTATTATTCCGCAATAGCTTGCTAGGAAAACCGAGGCGATGAAGGTGTAGCGTCCTGCTCCGAATGCTCCATAGAGGATGAGGATTGCCGCCAATATGTAAAGTGGAAGTGAAAGATAGCTTAGCTGAATCACCTCGTTTAGGTAGGGCTTCGTGAACATGTATCCGGCGACAAACAAGATTACGCCGCAAAGTATAGAGGCCGGTTTAACCTGCCACCCCTCCCTTGGCATTCCAATCTCTTTGAAGGAGTTCGCAGCCCAGTCTCGAGTGACGAGAATGGCGAACAATCCTGCAAAGTGTAGAACCGGATAGAATATGGCTTTTTGCCCAACCCATGTGGCATACCAGCCCGCTATCAGCGCTGCGAGGATTATGGCTGATGCTTGCCATCCTTGAATCCTGCTGTTTTTTGAGACTATTTCAAGGGTCAGGAAGCCGGCCACCATGGCTGAAACCGCTGTGCAGAAGCTTGTTAAAACGGTGAAGGGGCTGCCCGCAGCAATTAATCCGCCTATTAGAGCGGCTAGAAACCCTAGGTATGGACCGATGATCATTCCGTAGAGGGGTGCAACGGCTGCGTCAAACTTTATTTGAGCATCTGGGACACCTACTATGGGTATTCCGGGTATGAATTTGCAGATTATGAAGGAGAGGGCGGTGAAGACAGTCATTAACGCCACGTTCTTTGCGGAGAACTCCAAACTTGCCAAACTCTTCACCTTGTGTAATTTTGGTAATTGCTGTGTAATTTTTTACACAACATTAATAAGCCTTTCCGTGCAACTCTACATGTAAAAAGGGGGATATTCCTTGCAAACAAGCTTGGACAAAGCCGCCCACGTTGCCCAGTGCCTAGAGCTAGCCATTCTCTTGGAAGTCAGCGCCGACAAACCCGGAAACGTGAACTTGGTTGTAGGCTTTGAAGGCACCAACCACATGCACTTTTTAGCTTCAGCCGTAGCGGCAGCCCCCTACTTCAGGATTGCCGCCGAAAGAGGCATAGCCACCTCCAGAGGCGAAATGAAATTGGAGCATGTGGGTGTTGGACAGATAATCCGTGACTGTGTCGCCGAGATAAGTCGCTGGCAAAGGGGAGGCAACACACTGCTTGGCACAATTCTCTTGTTTGCGCCGCTTGCAGTGGCCGCGGGCATGACACCGATGGAGAAGGGAGTTTTTGAACTTTCAGAGTTAAGGCGGAACCTTAAACGTGTTGTGGAGGCAACAACACCCGAGGATGCCGTTGCAGTATATGAGGCCGTTAGGATTGCTAAACCCAGCGGACTTGGGAAGGCTCCAGACTTAGACATGAACGATCCAACATCCACCGAGAAAATTCTCCGTGAAAGAATCACACTTCACAGGGTTTTCCAGATAGCTTCAGCCTACGATATGATTTGCTCAGAATGGGTTAACAATTTCCCAGTAACCTTCGACTTCGCCTATCCAAGCCTTATGAAACACCTCAACGGAGGCGAAGACTTAAACACGGCTATAGTCCAAACTTTCTTAGAGGTTCTGGCAGCCTACCCAGACACCTTCATCGCCAGAAAAGTTGGCATGGAGAAAGCCCGTCAAGTTTCAGCCATGGCCAAAGAGGTCTTGGAAAATGGCGGCTTGAAGACGTCCTTTGGAAGGGAGAAGCTCCGCCTCTTCGACGCCCTTTTGAGGCTGGATGGCAACAACCTAAATCCAGGCACAACAGCCGATATAATCGCGGCAGCCATCGCCCTAGCGATCCTTAACGGCTACAGACCATGAATGCTTATGGGAAAGGCATAAAAGTTTAAATTCGTTTCATGGTTTCGCATATTTGTTCCAAGGGTGATTGATGTGGCAGGACTTTTGTACATGATTCTGCTTGCCCTTTCATTAGCCTTAGGCTTAGCTATGGGCTACTGTTTGAGGGGAAGGAGGCTTCTTAAAGTTGAGAGGCTTGTTTTGGGCGTTATCTTGGTGTTGATTTTTTCTTTGGGCTTCTCGATTGGTTCAAACTCTGAGTTTTTAACGGTTATGCCAAGCATCTGGCTCAACGCCGTGGTGCTTCTTGCTTTAGCCCTGCTCTTCAGTGTGGTATTTGCAAAAGCGGCTGTGAAGCTGGTGAAAATATGATAAAGTATGTTTTGCCAGTCCTCGTCATAGGCGTTTTAGCGGGCTACATAAACAATCAGTTTGGTGTTTCACTGTTGAATATTGTTTTTTCAGAGTACATCTTCACATTCTCGCTGTTTTTGCTGTTGTTTCTGATGGGATTGCAATTCGCAGCGGATAGGCAGGCAACTGCAAAAATGAGGATGGCTGGGCTTAAGATGCTCGTCTTCCCTTTCGCCGTCGCCCTTGGAAGTATTTTAGGTGGATTTGTCGGCGGCTTAATCCTTGGAATAGATGTTTTCGCTTCCATGGGGGTTTGCGCTGGCTTCGGCTGGTATACGTTGGCTGGACCCTTGGCTGGTCAGCTTTTCGGGCTTAAATGGGGTGCCTTAGGCTTGGCGGTGAACCTCTTAAGGGAGTTGGTCACCATAGCCACGGCATGGCTTGCTGCGAAACTGGACAGGTATGCGCCGATAGCCATGGGGGGAGCAACAGCAATGGACACAACCCTTCCCATAATAGTACAGTATAGTGGACAGGACACTCTCATAACTGCTTTTTCCAGCGGCTTTATCCTAACAGCGGCGGCGCCTTTCACCATAACCGCCATTGCCGCCCTAGCCCACTAGCCCTTGCAAGGTTAGCCCTCAGAAGTTTTGAGGAAAAATTAATTAGGGCTTAGATGATTGTATGTAGCTTTCAAGAATTAAGCATCACAGCGAACTGTTTGAGGTTAATAGATGACTGAAAAACCTAAACTGAGGGTTACGCTGCTAACCGGGCGCACCATAGAGCAGGGTGTTGGAAAAGAGCTTGGAAAAAGCACGCGGGAATATGTGGAAAGCGTCTCCGTATGCTACATGGATCCAGAAGACATGAAGAGGCTTGGCGTAAAGGACGGGACAAATGTTCAGGTTTCCACAGCTTTCGGCTCAGTTGTGGTTAAGGCCAAAAAATCTTTGAGGGCACCCCACCCTGGTGTAATATACATACCCTATGGTCCTTGGGCAAATGTAGTTGTGGATCCTGAAACCCATGGGATTGGCATGCCCACTTTTAAAGGTGTGCCGGCCACCGTGGAGCCCGCTCCAGACAAGCCTGTTTTGGGCTTAACGGAACTCCTTAAACAACAGTTTGGGAAGGGTTAAATGTGCCAGTTGTTAAAGCCGTAACGTGTCCGGTTTGTGGGAGCCTCTGCGACGACATAGAACTAACCATAGAAAACGGCCAGATTGTTAAGGTTAAGAATGGCTGCGCCATGTGCGAAGCCAAGTTCCTAAGTCACCGCAGCGAACACCGCATCCTTAAGCCCTTGATTCGGAAAAATGGCGAACTCGTCAAAACAACGCTTAAAGAGGCCATCCGACGAGCTGCGGAAATCCTCGCA from Candidatus Bathyarchaeia archaeon includes these protein-coding regions:
- the mobB gene encoding molybdopterin-guanine dinucleotide biosynthesis protein B codes for the protein MKTRKPPVIAVIGSKKSGKTRVIEILTLELTKRGYRVAAVKHIPERGFTIDAEGKDTWRFAKAGAKTVVAISPTEIATMEKRKTDELTLGEIMEKCLENDVIIIEGFRKLLGENMDVPKIVTVKTVEEALEASKTFKPIMAFAGLQQMDKVPLDAPYIYILENGDKLADLVEDFMRKRGKV
- a CDS encoding nucleotidyltransferase domain-containing protein translates to MSQTIEWKPLDGDTFITQEGFILNVFGYEHPKDRVFAFLKYIPSHFRELFKIRLLERTWRFGELELFRAEKLYTAKNYQIFLQVFKRSFPEYVYFCPFRRKEVVSAPLDRIVEVFVPRERLKALMEAERRDELQELALEFVRLVSDEAKVPLEDFGVHGSIALNMHSAESDIDIVVYGSQNFRRVEAAVEKLVQEGILTYIFNNRLDAARRFKGRFKNKVFMYNAVRKPEEVNVNYGERQYTPLAPVKFRCVVKDDSEAMFRPAIYRIEGYKPLSDLPLPKDMIPDTVVSMIGCYRNVAKKGQLIEVSGILERVENTVTGKITYQVVVGSAESEEEYIWPVQTT
- a CDS encoding nucleotidyltransferase domain-containing protein; amino-acid sequence: MASSDNLKLRDRDAIVTRESLIFRVFGYTHPPEGYICDLEYAPQILFQSANPKAYRTNGKHVFYKFYEDEGWRFISKHFPRYMILHKPLGRKVVGVHKEDIAEIRRPEQALKRILETKPKDELLKAVEKVLEATVLSLGLKIDHFGVFGSLLHGFYHPKFSDIDLIVYGRENLEKIRNLLQELYKDGCSAFSNEFADASPIQGKVWRYKNLTPQEFVWHQRRKLIYGVYRDETSGRTIKVEFEPVKSWNEIREDYGEIERITWIGWIKAILEVRDDSEAPYMPSVYQVEPLQILEGPRVNDLGMIVSYLEEFRMQAWRDEIIYVEGNLEKVETSNGSFCQITLTYGPRYYEQVLKVMKPIEI
- a CDS encoding ECF transporter S component, which produces MASLEFSAKNVALMTVFTALSFIICKFIPGIPIVGVPDAQIKFDAAVAPLYGMIIGPYLGFLAALIGGLIAAGSPFTVLTSFCTAVSAMVAGFLTLEIVSKNSRIQGWQASAIILAALIAGWYATWVGQKAIFYPVLHFAGLFAILVTRDWAANSFKEIGMPREGWQVKPASILCGVILFVAGYMFTKPYLNEVIQLSYLSLPLYILAAILILYGAFGAGRYTFIASVFLASYCGIIADHMLGNLIFIGAIDIFIPLSVVENYFLKPLGLPDIPSLFMYMVPVSAIERVLMTVVATIVGVGLISGLYKAGLIFKKQ
- a CDS encoding triphosphoribosyl-dephospho-CoA synthase — protein: MQTSLDKAAHVAQCLELAILLEVSADKPGNVNLVVGFEGTNHMHFLASAVAAAPYFRIAAERGIATSRGEMKLEHVGVGQIIRDCVAEISRWQRGGNTLLGTILLFAPLAVAAGMTPMEKGVFELSELRRNLKRVVEATTPEDAVAVYEAVRIAKPSGLGKAPDLDMNDPTSTEKILRERITLHRVFQIASAYDMICSEWVNNFPVTFDFAYPSLMKHLNGGEDLNTAIVQTFLEVLAAYPDTFIARKVGMEKARQVSAMAKEVLENGGLKTSFGREKLRLFDALLRLDGNNLNPGTTADIIAAAIALAILNGYRP
- a CDS encoding lysine exporter LysO family protein; protein product: MIKYVLPVLVIGVLAGYINNQFGVSLLNIVFSEYIFTFSLFLLLFLMGLQFAADRQATAKMRMAGLKMLVFPFAVALGSILGGFVGGLILGIDVFASMGVCAGFGWYTLAGPLAGQLFGLKWGALGLAVNLLRELVTIATAWLAAKLDRYAPIAMGGATAMDTTLPIIVQYSGQDTLITAFSSGFILTAAAPFTITAIAALAH
- a CDS encoding molybdopterin dinucleotide binding domain-containing protein translates to MTEKPKLRVTLLTGRTIEQGVGKELGKSTREYVESVSVCYMDPEDMKRLGVKDGTNVQVSTAFGSVVVKAKKSLRAPHPGVIYIPYGPWANVVVDPETHGIGMPTFKGVPATVEPAPDKPVLGLTELLKQQFGKG